The following coding sequences lie in one Primulina huaijiensis isolate GDHJ02 chromosome 2, ASM1229523v2, whole genome shotgun sequence genomic window:
- the LOC140971289 gene encoding plasma membrane ATPase 4 — MGGDKALSLEEIKNETVDLEKVPIEEVFEQLKCTREGLSSEEGATRLQIFGPNKLEEKKESKILKFLGFMWNPLSWVMEAAAIMAIALANGGGKPPDWQDFVGIVCLLVINSTISFIEENNAGNAAAALMAGLAPKTKVLRDGQWSEQEAAILVPGDIVSIKLGDIVPADARLLEGDPLKIDQSALTGESLPVTKNPYDEVFSGSTCKQGEIEAVVIATGVHTFFGKAAHLVDSTNQVGHFQKVLTAIGNFCICSIAIGMLAEIIVMYPIQHRPYRKGIDNLLVLLIGGIPIAMPTVLSVTMAIGSHRLSQQGAITKRMTAIEEMAGMDVLCSDKTGTLTLNKLTVDKSLIEVFAKGVDPDLVLLLAARASRTENQDAIDAAIVGTLADPKEARAGIKELHFFPFNPVDKRTALTYIDSDGNWHRASKGAPEQILTLCNCKEDLKKKVHGVIDKFAERGLRSLAVARQEVPEKTKESHGAPWQFVGLLSLFDPPRHDSAETIRRALNLGVNVKMITGDQLAIAKETGRRLGMGVNMYPSASLLGQHKDESIAGLPVEELIEKADGFAGVFPEHKYEIVKKLQERKHIVGMTGDGVNDAPALKKADIGIAVADATDAARSASDIVLTEPGLSVIISAVLTSRAIFQRMKNYTIYAVSITIRIVFGFMLIALIWKFDFSPFMVLIIAILNDGTIMTISKDRVKPSPLPDSWKLKEIFATGIVLGGYLALMTVIFFWLMHKTDFFHDKFGVKNIRDSEYEMMAALYLQVSIVSQALIFVTRSRSWSFVERPGFLLVTAFIIAQLVATLVAVYANWEFARIKGCGWGWAGVIWLYSIVFYVPLDLMKFAIRYILSGKAWQNLYDNKIAFSTKKDYGKEEREAQWALAQRTLHGLQTQEASNIFNEKSSYRELSEIAEQAKRRAEIARLRELHTLKGHVESVVKLKGLDIETIQQHYTV; from the exons ATGGGTGGGGATAAAGCTCTGAGCCTCGAAGAAATCAAGAATGAGACTGTTGATCTG GAAAAAGTTCCGATTGAGGAAGTTTTCGAGCAGTTGAAATGCACTCGTGAAGGGTTGAGTTCTGAAGAAGGAGCCACAAggcttcaaatttttgggcCCAACAAACTGGAAGAGAAAAAG GAGAGCAAAATTCTCAAGTTCCTCGGCTTTATGTGGAATCCACTATCATGGGTTATGGAAGCTGCGGCTATCATGGCGATTGCTCTTGCTAATGGAGGTGGAAAACCGCCGGATTGGCAAGACTTTGTTGGTATTGTTTGCTTGCTGGTTATCAACTCTACTATCAGTTTCATCGAAGAGAACAATGCGGGAAACGCTGCTGCGGCCCTTATGGCTGGTCTTGCTCCTAAAACTAAG GTCCTCAGAGATGGTCAATGGAGCGAGCAGGAAGCTGCCATTCTGGTTCCTGGAGATATAGTAAGTATCAAATTGGGAGACATTGTCCCTGCTGATGCCCGTTTGCTCGAAGGTGATCCATTAAAGATTGACCAATCCGCCCTCACGGGAGAATCCCTTCCAGTGACCAAGAATCCTTACGACGAAGTTTTCTCGGGTTCCACTTGCAAACAAGGTGAAATCGAAGCAGTAGTCATCGCCACTGGTGTCCATACCTTCTTCGGGAAAGCGGCTCATCTTGTGGACAGCACAAACCAAGTGGGACACTTCCAGAAAGTTCTCACAGCAATCGGTAACTTCTGCATTTGTTCGATCGCCATTGGTATGCTGGCCGAGATAATCGTGATGTACCCGATTCAGCACAGGCCATATAGGAAGGGTATCGACAATCTCCTCGTTCTCTTGATTGGAGGCATTCCGATCGCTATGCCCACCGTCTTGTCTGTGACGATGGCTATTGGATCCCACAGGCTGTCACAGCAAGGCGCCATCACTAAGAGAATGACTGCCATTGAAGAAATGGCAGGAATGGACGTCTTGTGCAGTGACAAGACTGGAACTTTGACTCTTAACAAGCTGACTGTTGATAAAAGCTTGATTGAGGTTTTTGCAAAAGGGGTGGATCCTGATCTTGTTCTGCTTCTTGCTGCAAGGGCTTCAAGAACTGAAAATCAAGATGCTATTGATGCTGCCATTGTTGGCACACTCGCTGATCCAAAGGAG GCTAGAGCTGGCATCAAGGAGTTGCATTTCTTCCCCTTCAACCCCGTGGATAAGAGGACGGCTTTGACTTATATTGATTCAGATGGGAATTGGCATCGTGCCAGCAAGGGAGCCCCTGAACAG ATTTTGACTCTATGCAATTGCAAGGAAGACCTGAAGAAAAAAGTTCATGGTGTAATTGACAAATTTGCTGAGCGTGGGCTACGCTCCTTGGCTGTTGCCAGACAG GAAGTGCCAGAAAAGACAAAAGAGAGCCATGGTGCTCCATGGCAATTTGTTGGGCTCCTATCTCTTTTTGATCCACCGAGACACGATAGCGCAGAAACCATCCGCCGGGCACTAAATCTTGGTGTAAATGTCAAAATGATTACTG GCGATCAACTTGCCATTGCTAAGGAGACTGGACGTAGGCTTGGGATGGGAGTAAACATGTATCCATCAGCTTCATTGCTTGGGCAACACAAGGATGAGTCTATAGCTGGCCTTCCTGTAGAAGAATTGATTGAGAAGGCCGATGGTTTTGCTGGGGTCTTTCCAG AGCACAAATATGAAATAGTGAAGAAGTTACAGGAGAGGAAGCACATTGTTGGAATGACAGGAGATGGTGTCAACGACGCCCCTGCTCTGAAGAAGGCAGATATTGGGATTGCCGTTGCTGATGCTACTGATGCTGCAAGAAGTGCTTCTGACATTGTGCTAACAGAACCTGGGCTTAGTGTCATCATTAGTGCAGTGTTGACGAGCAGAGCTATTTTCCAAAGAATGAAGAATTACACA ATATACGCAGTGTCAATCACCATCCGTATCGTG TTTGGTTTCATGCTTATCGCCTTGATTTGGAAGTTCGATTTCTCTCCCTTCATGGTTTTGATAATTGCCATCCTTAATGATG GTACAATTATGACTATCTCAAAAGATAGGGTGAAGCCATCTCCGTTGCCAGATAGCTGGAAATTGAAGGAGATTTTTGCCACCGGCATTGTACTTGGAGGTTACCTTGCATTGATGACTGTTATATTCTTCTGGCTGATGCATAAGACCGACTTCTTCCAT GACAAATTTGGAGTTAAAAATATTCGAGACAGTGAGTACGAAATGATGGCTGCTCTATACTTACAAGTTAGCATTGTTAGCCAGGCCCTCATTTTCGTGACCAGGTCACGCAGTTGGTCATTTGTCGAACGCCCTGGATTTCTGTTAGTGACTGCATTCATCATTGCACAATTG GTCGCTACTCTTGTAGCCGTGTATGCCAACTGGGAATTTGCTAGAATCAAAGGATGTGGTTGGGGATGGGCTGGTGTAATCTGGCTTTACAGTATCGTTTTCTATGTGCCGCTCGACTTGATGAAGTTTGCTATCCGTTACATCTTAAGTGGAAAGGCTTGGCAGAACTTGTATGACAACaag ATCGCTTTCTCAACCAAGAAAGATTATGGAAAAGAGGAGAGGGAAGCACAATGGGCTCTTGCTCAAAGAACTTTACACGGCCTCCAAACACAGGAAGCTTCAAATATTTTCAATGAGAAGAGCAGCTACAGGGAACTGTCCGAAATCGCTGAACAAGCCAAGAGGAGAGCTGAGATAGCGAG GCTGAGGGAGTTGCATACCCTTAAGGGACACGTCGAATCAGTCGTCAAGCTTAAAGGGCTCGACATTGAGACAATCCAGCAGCATTACACCGTTTGA